DNA sequence from the Salminus brasiliensis chromosome 3, fSalBra1.hap2, whole genome shotgun sequence genome:
agtatttattatttataactcGTCcaggtcagagagagagagagagaaactgtaaCTGTACTGGAATCTGATTGGACTGACGGGACATCAATGCTGTCTGTAAACAAGGAAATGATCAGACTCGCTCCAGTGACGGGATCAGCCTTCAGGTGTTGAGAGCTTTTACTAAACTAGGAAAATCTGCGTTTAGCTGCAATGAATCGTCGAGTTGGAATTTTCTACAGGAAACTCTAAACCTCAAACATTTAAAACCCCTTAATTTCTAGATGTGTTTAGTTGACCTACTATAATTTATTTGACATATTCTGAtagtcatttattttatttacttaatttttgtattattattttatgatgtattgctgtttttttctattttatcatCATAATTTTTTGTATGATTCatgattcttcttcttcttatataattgtatataatttacttttattactgaagtattatttaaaaaaaaacatttgtctgttgttttatttaatgGCCCTGATTGATcttatttgttttattgtttcctAATTTTATTTTCATGTAGAATTGTATCATTAAATGTGTAGTTTTTAATGTCTTTGCTATTCTTTTTAatcataaatatgtattttctgTAAAATGCTTGGCTGCAGTGAACAAGCGGGTCACCCTCAATGCATTCCCTCTTTAAAAAAAggatgattgattgattgatttaataTACAGGATATGACACTCAGTCATAATGCAAGGTAGATATtatgatagatggatggatggatggatggatggatggataaatactttattgatcccaaaataaatttagcagccagtagcagttacaCAATACAGTACTGTAATACAATAATAAGGGCGATTATAGATTAGTTATTAAATATtccctataaataaataataccataacctatatataaatatctcaCTTATTACAATGAGtcaaaaaaatatacaaaaaaaattatgtttCGGACCTTGGGATGTTCGGACCGGTCCTTACTGAATTTTGATGAAATACCCTGCCCTAAAGTGTCTATTTAAGCCAGACAGCAACAGCTGCACTACTTACACCCAAGCCCCTGGTATCAGACCTTAAAGATAAAGAGGCCGTGTGCTGGATTACCAAAAGTCATCGGCTTAAACAGACCCTGATTTCTTACAAGAAGGATTATTTGCACAATTGTTTCAACTTGCTTCGAGGGCTGTTACAAGAAAacacacagtacagcacagGAAACGCCAACGTTCAAATTCCTCCCACTACTCTTTCCTAAAGTGACTCGTTTCCGAGCAAAACTGTGAGCAGGATATTATTGAGGGTAAGGATGTCCCAATCCAATCcagtggatcaggatcagggccGACCCAGTCATATTtgaatggatcgggtatcggctatgttaatcccaatccagttctttccagagtctttgttttaactgcagtgttcagagcgccacctggtgtcctcaaggtaccattaacagacattatccCCAGACGTTCTCAGACGGTAAATacaggagttgaggttctgcagtgtggagctattttagatctgaccctttataaaactggcgggagaaccggagaaccgctcgACTTGAActgcactgaagaacccattcagaacccaAATCacacgcttgtccatttttccagcttcatcaccttcatcatcatcaagaactgactgttcactcactgcctgataagtagatccacccctcgacagacaggagacactggacccagatggttctaatgtcatggctgattcACATAACTGAAGCGATTCAGTTATTCATAATGACTCAGTGTGAACAGGGGTGATTACCTGGGGGTGATAATCTCTTTGTACTGCAGTCTCTGCACTCGTGCTCCTAGTCCAGCCAGGCCGAGAGGCATTACCAAGTTATCGATGTCGAACGAGctctcccccctcctcctccgcAGGGGCTGCAGGAGACATGACAGAGGAGCAAAGCTCAATCATAGGCAGTCTAGAACCTCCACATTCCACATTAGTCTTCTGGCCTTTTCCTCAGTATTCCTCCACTCAGGCTTACCTGTGTGGGCGTGTCTGTGGCAGGGGGCGTGGCAGGCAGAGGAGGAAGGTCTGAGACTCGCTGAGGGAGGAAATCTGGACTAAACACACCTCTCTGGTTCCTGCAGTTGGAACCACCTGGAAAACACAGTGTAATGAGCACAGAACAGAGTCGCCCAAGGTGGGTCCGTCATCAACAACACCCATCAAAACTGATGGATAAGATGGATAaggtcacgctctgaaaacaggtgggataAAAAAACAGGCCCACCTCAGCTGCAAGTTTGACTGAAGgactaagactaagactaagactGAGTAAACCTGGATCAATCCGTCTACTAAACCTTCCTGAAATCAGTGGAGACACTCCTGACCCCGCTCACCTCCACCGACTCTGCGCTCTCCGGTCTGAGGCTCTATCCTCAGTCAGCTGGAACCCGgcctgtgctgtgctggtcagCCTGCTGGCTAACTTATCTGAGCCTAGAGAAccggctacgagtccaaacccagcagaaccggccTCTCATTTCCCCTTTCTGACCCTCCCAGCACAGTCGCTCCACCTCGCTCTCAGACTCCAGTGTTTATGGTCAGCGCTTGTGTCGGGGTCAGCGGTcagtcagcagcagctgctccGGGCGTCTGATACtgggtggagctgtagctgagctagctaagcaaaggctagcttagcgagcGGCTACAGAATCAGAACCACAGGAAAAAGCTTTCAGTTCAGCTTCTGTCCTTTAAAAACTCGCAGCCGCTCGATCACCAGCCTCCAGCCGCTCGAGTCTTTCTCGTCTAGACGTTTAGAAGTGGGCTTTCAGTCAGACAGACTGTTCTCCTGCTAactgagctaatgctaaccagcctctctctcctgattcagtaGTAATGGTCAGATCTTTAACATGTATTGTTAATTTATTGTTATAATTAACTCCATAACTTAAACCTTTACTTTAGTGAAGTCCATGATGCAGATCTGCCATaatgattagccataacattaggaccatTTGAGGGACCTCTATCAGCATCAGTGAGCCagtcaccggttgtccttcctttgagctcttttggtaggtactgaccactgcatactgggagagaacaccccacaagacctgcctgctgatgttctggagatgttctgacccagtcattatctagaacatcacagtctggttctggtcaaagtgtctcagattcttacgcttgtccatttctcctcttcatcaccttcatcatcttcaagaactgactgttcttcactcactgactgatatgtagatccacccctcgacagacaggagccactggacccagatcagcagTGTTCTTCCTCTACTGCAGCTGCTattggtgctaatgttatggctgatccgtGTATATTCCCAGAGCCTCCCCGAGCTCCCAACCATGTTCCCCTCAGGTTAAATCAGACCTGTAGGAAACAGTATGACCGGAGACTCCCAAAGCTGCAGTGATCTGAATAGCCAAGCAACCAAATGaatcatttcatgatgaatgaatcaatagaaatgctccgattCTAAATCTCTACACTGACTTCCAGGAGGAATAGATGGTAAAGCGCAGCTTCAGGCCTTTACGTCCAACAGTTACGGCCTAGGGTAGGTCACCGACGTGCTTAAAGAGTATAACCTGAGTACGGCTCTTAGCTCCAGAGCCTCGGAAGCAGCATTTAGCTTTTATGATACACACACCTGAAACGACTTCCAGAAGGTCTCCAGAAGATGAGCCCCAAATATCAAGCTTTCAAACTCAGGTAAAATATTTCTGATTACACAAATATGTGATCGGACGATAATTTAGCCAATGGTGAGAGCTGCTCAGATCACAGGCCATGCAGTTCCACATTTAACCACTAGATGgggagtatcagaacacagcagagctaacacacaccactgagcacactctgagctccacagtgTTTTAAATGAGGCTGATTCAGAAAAGTAAAGAACATTTCATCTTCAGAGACGATGCAGGACATAACAGAAGACCTCAGGATGATGTGCTACCAAGCTTGACTGGAAATGTTAATGTGGCACCCAGCTCTGCCATCGATCGGGGATTGGACGATTAAGCTGAAAGACAATCGGTGATTGATAACagccccaaaaacactgatcagtccATCTCTAATataactgtatttatttatttatttactgccttttcttttattatttattatttatattatttattttatttctatcaATTTTTAATCTTCTATGCATATTTTTTGTTGCTAATTCCCCctttatgctgtttttttttccttttatttatgcACAGCACTTTGACCTGCCTGTGAGTATAAAACTGCTATTAGGGCTATGAAGAAAACATCAAGTCACTGGAGTTTCACAACGCTGTTTAGTAATACCGCATCAATTCCCAGAAACTCAGTACTGATTATTAGTTCATATAGTTTATCTGTGaagattggtgtcagacaggggttcattttgtgttggccaccagatggcagtgTTGCACTCAGTCAAGTCCCACTGATTTGagtgatctgacactgatctGAGACTTTTCTTACCAGCAGTGTTGAACAGTGGAGGCAGTGCGTTTGGAGGTCGGGGACACACAAGCCTCCGCCTGGCTCGCCCCGCCCGCTGACTGCCCTGTCCCCGCCTGCTCAGCCACGATGAGGAAGCAGCCAACCCAGGCCACTGCACGGCACTGTGTGACTGAGGCCCGGCCAGCGGGGGCGTCCCACAATGTAACGTGGGAGGAAAATCTGCAAGAAGAAAGCAGCAGAGCTTTTATGACAAGAGGTCAGACAGGGTAATTGTCTACCATcgcgttgctgtttttttatggtCAGTGTTCTCTAgtctgccctctagtggccgTCCTCAGTAACATGCATAGCACATAGGCAAGTATGTAAACAGCTACGTTCAcaacaatagaataggactctctggagcagatcaacatcatgaagctattggctaatgccaggcgtgggctagaggggtataaagccccccagcattgaggagctgtggagcagtggaggacctgtgttctctgtaatgatggtggtgaagctccatccagtacttttaaggtgggatgagttggtgggttggggatgatgaggtggggtggtgatcattatcctCCCaaagcctgacctcactaatgctattgtggctgaatgcaatcaaatcctcacagcaatgttccttctccaaaatctagtagaaagtcttcttctctggacggtagagacagttactccaacagaagcaggagaaactctttttaacacccttgatttcagaagaagcagtgaaggagtaggtgtcccaatacttttgtccacatagtgtattcaTCAGGGAACAAATTTACACCTACGTAATTAAGTCAGCTTCTAAAAGTAAACAGAGGATTGGATTGGTGTGTGTGATTAGTGTACCTGAGGGCATGGAGAGAACAGAGTGAACACACGGATCCATCCCTGTCTGACGCATCCGAGCGCTCTTCACCTTCTCAGCCGGAGGGTGCGGGGGAGAAATGCCACACAAGACACACATGGTCGGGGGCTCGCAGCAGCACGGCAAGGTCACAGCCTACCAGGGAGGAACGGAGGACAGTACACACAGATAAGAcggtgggagagagaggaacacaCCGCATCATATCAGCAGCACGGTTTTCCAAATGATCTCAGTGCTGAACAACAGAGCACACCTGCACACCTGCACACCTGCACACCCACCGTAATACACCAtcgacatcatcatcatccaacatcctgacctcactaacactattgtggctgaatgcaatcaaatcctcacagcaatgttcattctccaaaatctagtagaaagtcttcttctctggacggtagagacagttactctataAAAATGAGGGGAAATTAGGAGGGGAGATCAAGGGATGAAATTTAGGGGGTAAATTAAGGGATAAAATTAAAAGGGAAGAATTAAAGGATAGATTGAAGGAACAACATCAAGGCATAAAATCAAGAGCGTAAAACTAGGGTGGAATATCAAGGGTGAAAATTAAGGGGGTAAATCAAGGGATAAAATTAAAGGATAAAACAAAATCAAGGAGGATGGAAATCAAGGAAATTAAGGGATAAAACAACATCAAAGCATAAAATCAAGTGAGTGAATCTAGGGATAAACTTAAGGGATGTAATCAACTGATAAACTTCAGGGGGTACATCAAGGGGTACAATTAAGAGGGAAGATCAAGGGATAAAATCTAGGGGGTAAACCAAGGGCTAAAATTAAGGGGAGAAATGAAGGGATAAAACCAAGTGGGTAAATCAAGGGATAAAAGTAAGTCATTAAAAATCAAGGCACAAAATCAAAGGGGAAGAATTAAGGGATAGATTAAAGGAACAACATCAAGGCATCACATCAAAGGGAAATAATTAAAGGATAGATTGAAGGAACAACATCAAGGCATAAAATCAAGAGCATAAAACTAGGGTGGAATATCAAGGGTGAAAATTAAGGGGGTAAATTAAgggataaaagtaaataattaaaatcagGGAATAAAATCAAAGGGGAAAATAAAGGAAACAAATTAAGGGACAGAATCAAGGCATAGAATCGAGTGGGCAAATCTAGGGATAAACTTAAGGGGGATAATCAAGGAATGAACTCAAGGAATGAAATCAAGGGAGGAAATCAAGGAATGAAATCAAGGGAGGAAATCAAGGGAGGAAATCAAGGtcagagaagtgggcttgggaaCAGAAGGTCCTCAGTTCGATCACCCTGGAGGAGTAAAGCTTAGATGAGCATCTCACAGCTGAGGGCATCTAACTCTCAGttgtctgggtgtgtgtgctgactgtgtgtgtgtgtgtgtgtgtgtgtgtgtgtgtgtgtgtgtgtgtgtgtgtgtgtgtgtgtgtgtttgcctcgGATGGGTTAAAATGTGAGGTTAAATTCCGCTGTACTGCTGTAAAGAATAACCATGGCTATAAAGTTTGATCGTAATCTTAATTTGAATGAATATCAAATGTTTGTTATCtgtctgaccccccccccccccacacacacacacacacacacacacccacccccaccccccatcagCAATGGAGTTTAAAGCAACCAGTAAAGTTCTAGTTACCTTTGACCCAAGAGCAGCACATCCCTCTATACGGATTAGCCTGTGTCGGCGTTGCCGCAGTAGCGGGCGGACCCGTGCTGCAGACGAGGGAGGACTGGGCGGGGTTTGTGTCAAGAGGGCGGGATCGTCCGTCTGCCTCTTCCTGAGAGGATCGGCAACACTGGGCGACCTGATGGACGACACTTGCCGTTAAACTGGATGCCTAAACAAATGAGGGcatgtgcaggagtgtgtgtgtgtgtgtgtgtatttactgacCTGCAGTCCAGGGATGCGCGAGGGGGTCTTGGTGCTCTTAGGGGCGTTTCAGGGATAGAGTGTGTCGCTCCCACCTGTAGAACCCcaaatatatacatttcttctagttaataaatgtaatatttgacatatttatttatttattttaaagcaatGGTTTGGACAAAAAAGTCATTCACACAATTTGTCCTCAAATTCATCCGTCAAGCATCtcagtttttattaatattaatctgTGTGTATCTGGAGATGGTGGAATAGTGAGAGTTCAGAAGAACCGTGAAGCTCAAactccagcagaaccagaacagagctggaaaacaggccgattccaaaccccccaaactgttacatcacagtcctgacTCGTTATAATTACACCCCcaatatttacataaaccccacccactagaGGAAGCTGTAGTCAGAGCgtcttcaggagaatatggtggtgttgatactggagagcagctcatcacctccagactctgctggtTATGGGAAGACGGGTTCCTACAGGATCCAGGTCCCGTGACCGTGGCTATTCCTGTGCCAGCGTCCGCAGAACAGCTCAAACTCGGCTCAGCCTGGAGGACCAAAGGACGATCCAGGCTGGCTGTTACCAGCTGTTCCAAAACAGGAGGGCTGGACTCCCTCAGAAACCtcacgctgagaggacacagtgagaggacagcagctcTATCTGGTAAGTACACTAATTACCTACCTGGTAAGTCACACCACACACTTACTATTTCtcaacaaacaacaacataaaCACTCATACAATCAAATATTCAATtattataatcaattatataaagCTTGCTAATACTGCGTCTAGCTATGGAACATACTTTGACCAAGTCTATCTCTATGCAAGCCAAACGTATGACAGCTAACATATGGGTAAAGTTGAGTAAATGACTCTTCTGTCTGAACCATTGCTTTCAAGAGCTTTTACTTCCACATAAACCCAAACTGCTAAAAGCACAACAGTACCTTTCCCTGTCTGAGATGCGTGTAGAGTTCCGTCAGCGCACGGATCCGATATTCCAGCTCGGACACTTGAGCCTGTAGCCACACCCACCTGCTGCCCAGCCACGCCCTGTCCCTCGTCCACTGCCATTCTCTGCTTATGTGGCTGTGGAGGAAAAGGGAGACGCCTGTTAGAAACgtgtagaaatgtagaaatcATCACAATTCACCTGATTCATCCCGGCACTGACTGTCCAGAGCGATAAGTGTGGCCTTCACAAAcatcagagcagagcagaagaAGGACAAGTGTCCTAGAACAGTCCGAGAGCGGCTGCTGCTATTACTAACTAGCCTATTTATTAAACTCTCTGCAGTGGTTGCATAActcacagaaaaacagaaaacccttgcatctccattgttgtttctggcagttgttctttatactgtatcagaatttcaggaagaacggaccaatagaaacgccccaaaatgacttaaaacttTAAAGCAGCTTCATGCAAGAATTGGCATGTTTTTGCTCCTGGGTTCCCCCTACAGTTATAATCGTAATCCacatttactccactgcagtaaatacagatCTCACTTTGAGCGCCCTctaatggacagctgtacacgtgcatttctggacagtgtgagagctgcagaagcttgatctgaaggtggagcagcatgtgggtggaggtggtagagtaacactacaggattttacactaatatgactctatgggttctgcagcgttacacagcagttctggagagaggttctcctcctgcagctccaccaccaaacctccatagtgcagtagcagcagcagcgctccggcccggagtgggaatgactgAGACGTCcatctccctgttccagtcagtggagcatcagcatgatcctgaagctgctggttgaaggtggagctgatacaggatgatggtttaaggtggagctgataccggatgatggtttaaggtggagctgatacagggtgatggtttaaggtggagctaatacagggtgatggtttaaggtggagctgatacaggatgatggtttaaggtggagctgatacagggtgatggtttaaggtggagctgatacaggatgatggtttaaggtggagctgatacagggtgatggtttaaggtggagctgatacaggatgatggtttaaggtggagctgatacaggatgatggtttaaggtggagctgatacagggtgatggtttaaggtggagctgataccggatgatggtttaaggtggagctgatacagggtgatggtttaaggtggagctaatacagggtgatggtttaaggtggagctgatacaggatgatggtttaaggtggagctgatacagggtgatggtttaaggtggagctgatacagggtgatggtttaaggtggagctgatacaggatgatggtttaaggtggagctgatacaggatgatggtttaaggtggagctgatacagggtgatggtttaaggtggagctgatacagggtgatggtttaaggtggagctgatacagtaGGATCCTTCTACGGTATTCTCTTTCAGATTCGACTCCTCTTAAGCTCGGAGATGTTCCTTTCATTTCACAAACATCAGTCACTCTCTAGTAGTTTGACGTCATGGTGACGGGACTTGATGATCTCATGAAGATGACTAACAGAGTTAGAACAGCAGGTGTTATGAATtgctgtaaaactgcatctgtaCGACAAATCACGTGAATATCACCACTGttcttcacttttctccataaagtgaatctggcagatgttctttatattgtatcagaactttatgatgaacggaccaatagaaatgctccaaaatcttttcacattgacttccctGTACAGATGGAGGAATtcaatttggagatacaagattttttaAGGAGCTGTATTCTCTTCGTGGGCCAGGTTGTAGAACCATTGCTACTCGAGATCAGAGTGGACCCGTCCTCGACCCACTCAACACCCAGATCAGTGGGTGTCCCGTACTGGAGATTAGACATGGGTGCCAGCATGGGTGGTATGTGAGCCTCATCATGATTTGAGAAGGTGCTGAGACAGAAAAGCACACTACAACATCTGTAAACCAGGTGAAACACCTGCAGCACTCTGGGAGAAGGTGAAGGAGGGGCACATTTAAGAATGACACATTACCAGGACCATAACAAGGATGTGATAGGAGGCAGCCAATCACAGGCATTTCTGATTTATATGTTGCCGCGGCAACCAGTGACCGTGTCAATATTTGGAAGGCTTTTTTGCCCACTGTCCCATAAttgacacaaaaaaaacaatcctcACTATTTTATCATCAGGTAGGTCATGCAGCGTTGATGAATTTTtaacctctagggggcgcactagctaGGGTTAGAACAGCAACAGTTCAATTTATCGGCATAAAATGACTTTTTTGGACAaattatcatttaaaatgtCAATGTTTTGCGTAGAGCTGCACAACACTGAACCATAACTGCAATAttcttatattttttttatgatatacactaaatgtctaaaagtttgtggacaccccttctattgaatgcattcagctactttaagctgcacctattgctgacaaaatatgtgcacacacacacacacagcttgcctagtccctgtagagaagaagtactgccaatagaataggactctctgcaggagcagatcaacatcatgaccctattggctccatgctgcctaataatgccaggtgtgggctagaggggtataaagccccccagcattgaggagctgtggagcagtggaggaactgtgttctctggaatgatggtggtggtgctccatccagtacttttttgatgttggatgatgaggatcaccaccccacctcatcatccaacatcctgacctcactaacgcttttgttgctgaatgcaatcaaatcctcacagcaacactccttctccaaaatctagtagaaagtcttcttctctggacagtagagacagttactccaacaaaagcaggatcagctcttaatcaatacccttgatttcagaagaagcaataaatgagcgggtgtccaaatacttttgtccaaatagtgtatatgtatgtagaGATATAGAAGCCCTAGTGTACGCCGAATATCACAATACACCTACATATGGTGGCTAGTGGTGAATCGTCCACACTTGACCCTTACGTTTGACCTCAGGTCAGCACTTACACTGGCTTTACAGAGGCTGGTAACATCCGCCCCCTCCCTGCTCCACCCTCCACCTCCTCGCCATCGTCCTCGCTGTCACCGCTCCCTCCAGAGCTGCTGGCCGTGTGGTCCGAGTCCAATGCCCCCTCGGCCGCGTGCAGGACCTCTCCGCAGCTCCTCGCCAGCCTGCTGAGCTCCAGCGCTCCTCTCCGCCCAGGAGACCTCAGCTGAAGGCCGCCCAGCTGCTGAGCCACGTGCCGCTCCACCTGCTTCACCTGCACGGCCTGCAGCCGGCGCCACAGCCTGTCCGTGCGCTCCTCCAGCTCTGTCTGCTTGCGCCCGGCCTCGCCCTTCGCCTCCTCCACCCGGGTCACTGCTGACCCAGACCTACACCCAGGCCTAGACCCAGACCCGTCCCGCCCAGCGGGGCGCTCGCCGTTCACCCGGGAGCTTCCGTTGGGCCTTCGAGCCTCCACCTGAAGGTCCAGGTcaggaccaccaccaccaccgccgttGACCCCGTTCTGGTGGCACGTGATTGATCCAGCAGCCAAGAACGAGCGCACACGGTACAGCCTTACGCGCCCACGCGCAGTACCGTTCCCGTTCCCGTTCACTTTGGCTCGCGTCTGGCCGTCAGCGGGAGGACTGGGCTGCTGCGCCGCCTCCACGCAcga
Encoded proteins:
- the LOC140552309 gene encoding KAT8 regulatory NSL complex subunit 1 isoform X1, yielding MYYYCSRPEMSAAGPALESCRGPGGGGGGGGGGGGGRLVNGAPGSTRESRLTEARDDVTVRKKAREDALLANGASAAAAVSAHVTREDSESARKNKCCCGLVRGRVGIDQSGGTTMMKTMACLSATDARPEPSACKRPACAFTRSAKRVCCGSSDGGGGGGSCVEAAQQPSPPADGQTRAKVNGNGNGTARGRVRLYRVRSFLAAGSITCHQNGVNGGGGGGPDLDLQVEARRPNGSSRVNGERPAGRDGSGSRPGCRSGSAVTRVEEAKGEAGRKQTELEERTDRLWRRLQAVQVKQVERHVAQQLGGLQLRSPGRRGALELSRLARSCGEVLHAAEGALDSDHTASSSGGSGDSEDDGEEVEGGAGRGRMLPASVKPVHISREWQWTRDRAWLGSRWVWLQAQVSELEYRIRALTELYTHLRQGKVGATHSIPETPLRAPRPPRASLDCRSPSVADPLRKRQTDDPALLTQTPPSPPSSAARVRPLLRQRRHRLIRIEGCAALGSKAVTLPCCCEPPTMCVLCGISPPHPPAEKVKSARMRQTGMDPCVHSVLSMPSDFPPTLHCGTPPLAGPQSHSAVQWPGLAASSSWLSRRGQGSQRAGRARRRLVCPRPPNALPPLFNTAGGSNCRNQRGVFSPDFLPQRVSDLPPLPATPPATDTPTQPLRRRRGESSFDIDNLVMPLGLAGLGARVQRLQYKEIITPSWRELDSVCGASVEQVDAGGHPENHSDVPHQPNGDEAEDEGEVEDLSDAVFLKRHAVCESRERSRWGSWARRRRRGRSSSSYHGDGKSSRGLEQEPSSPDRRLGHFADGDTSPCSPLCSGADDPFYHTEDEQQAVQPWERRLFPLLEAELRWLQDDEEAEPEEDVCAASGRSQSTDSGISVGSLELSPRTPQPHQQHSDTEPTCPPTFTCKPAAPTTQDSSASLPPCLAPPPSLCSLLSSSLSPRAHTTTSNHRASRADASPF
- the LOC140552309 gene encoding KAT8 regulatory NSL complex subunit 1 isoform X2 codes for the protein MYYYCSRPEMSAAGPALESCRGPGGGGGGGGGGGGGRLVNGAPGSTRESRLTEARDDVTVRKKAREDALLANGASAAAAVSAHVTREDSESARKNKCCCGLVRGRVGIDQSGGTTMMKTMACLSATDARPEPSACKRPACAFTRSAKRVCCGSSDGGGGGGSCVEAAQQPSPPADGQTRAKVNGNGNGTARGRVRLYRVRSFLAAGSITCHQNGVNGGGGGGPDLDLQVEARRPNGSSRVNGERPAGRDGSGSRPGCRSGSAVTRVEEAKGEAGRKQTELEERTDRLWRRLQAVQVKQVERHVAQQLGGLQLRSPGRRGALELSRLARSCGEVLHAAEGALDSDHTASSSGGSGDSEDDGEEVEGGAGRGRMLPASVKPVHISREWQWTRDRAWLGSRWVWLQAQVSELEYRIRALTELYTHLRQGKVGATHSIPETPLRAPRPPRASLDCRSPSVADPLRKRQTDDPALLTQTPPSPPSSAARVRPLLRQRRHRLIRIEGCAALGSKAVTLPCCCEPPTMCVLCGISPPHPPAEKVKSARMRQTGMDPCVHSVLSMPSDFPPTLHCGTPPLAGPQSHSAVQWPGLAASSSWLSRRGQGSQRAGRARRRLVCPRPPNALPPLFNTAGGSNCRNQRGVFSPDFLPQRVSDLPPLPATPPATDTPTQPLRRRRGESSFDIDNLVMPLGLAGLGARVQRLQYKEIITPSWRELDSVCGASVEQVDAGGHPENHSDVPHQPNGDEAEDEGEIVFLLSWGWEELQGARAGALLSRPQAGALC